Part of the Notamacropus eugenii isolate mMacEug1 chromosome 5, mMacEug1.pri_v2, whole genome shotgun sequence genome is shown below.
tttatagcaccactcTTGATGGCAGCAAAGAACTatcactgccttgtcatggtGGAGGGGCTTGCATAGCTCAATGAGGCCATGAGTCATGCTGAGTAGTGTTACCCAAGATGGACAGATCAGAGTagagttctgacaaaagatgatgatccactggagaaggaaatagaaaaccacttcagtatctttgccaagaaaatcccatagacATTATTGGGCCTGGTGAGTTATGATCCATTGGGTCACAAAGACTTAAATGAAgaacaacaagaacaagaaaaaaactgGATGCCCATCGGTTGAGAAGTGGCATAAAAACCCCAACAATGATGACATATGAATGTCGTGGAATAATACTGTGCAATTTCACAAAGATAAGTAAatctgagaaatgagaaaatctgtacgaactgatgcagaataaacaAAATAACCAGCACTAAAAGAACAATGTGCACATTGACTACACCAGTGTAGCTGAAAATGTCACCAAAAGGAAGCTGTCAAGTAACTGAAAAACCGGTGAAGGTCCAGGAGCATCTCCTTCCTTATGACAGAGAAGCAATGGTTATTATGAGGGAAAGTTATATACATTGGCAGATAATAGTCTCTATATGGCACAAAACACACTTTAGCCTGGAGAGGAGAGgtggtcttttttcctttcccagaaATGACTTACAACGTAAAGACAAAATGCTTCactaacatatttttaaaaaattaattttgtaagTACGTGATTGGGTGTTGGTATGTGGCTATatagcagttcatctgaaaaatatataGGAGTTTTTGGTGGACTATAAGTTTAATTTGAGGTAGACATGCCAGCAATGACAGTAAATTAGAGGTGGTCTCCCTTTTATGGCTCAAATCCTCGAGAAGGCTATCTACAGTTGATACCTCCACTTCTATTTCTTTCACTCTTTAATGTTGAAACCCTAATTTCTTCTAATCATTCAACtgtgaaactgctctcttcaaaggtaccaatgatctcttaattaccaaatctaatagccttttctcagtcttcatccttgaCCTCTGTGCAGCTTTTGACCCTAGAATACCCTTCTCTCCTTGATACcctttttctctctaggtttttgtgaacATTGCTCTCTCTTAGTTCTGAATACTGTCCAgcttcctttgctgaatcttatCCAGGTCACTCTCATTAACTAGTGTCAACACAGATAAGTATAAATTATTCCCTTAACATCTCTAATCCTGATCTTTCCTCTGAGTTCTAGCTGGACATTTCCACCTGCCTACTTGACATCTCTACTGGTTGACCCACATGCAACAtcaaattcaatatatccaaaaccaAGTGCATTATTTTCATCTTATATGTTTGTGATTCCTATATATATACTGAACctaattttccttctaatttcatTATTGGTgcttgtgacaaaaaaaaaattgatgttaGTGACTTTTCACTATCCCTCAGTCTATACATCCCAATTAGTCCCCAAATCCTGCCATTTCTAGCTTATTATCTCTCAcatttgtcttcttttctctactcacacagccactaCCTTGATTCAGGTAACAATCACCTCTtttctagattattgcaataacctttgACTTAATTTCCTTGCTTCAAATCTCTCCTGAAAACAATTCATCCTTTATATAgttgctaaaatgattttcctagagAGCAGGTCTGAACATGTTACTGTTTCCCATAACCCTCACCATCTGCTTACTCAATACATTTCAATGGCTTCCTAATGCCTGTAGGATCAATTATAAAATATTctggattttaaaatcctttatgaaTTGGttccaatctttttttaattatacatTACTATTATTCACACACTATCTCATCCAGTCAACGTGACCTTATGCTTTTCTGTACATTTTATATTCCATCTTCATACCTTTGCATACCTTTTGtttggaatgcactcccttctcatttctgacttcttaaaaaaaaatctcagttcaaGAATTACTTTCTTCACAAAGCCTTCCTGGTTCCCTCAGCTGCTAATATCATTCCTACAAAAATACCTTGTATTCATTGtgcgtgcatacacacacatacacaacatcCACTCTACTATCCACTTTCCATAAcataaggtccttgagagtactgactgtttcttttttggccTCATGTCCCCAAGGTGTCTGGCCATAACAgggaattaataaatgcttgctgattgattttttttttttgcaatttccaGTTGGTAATGATTTCCCTCTCAGACCTCACTTCACATAGCATTTTGTTTCTTACCTCTATGATTCACTTATCAGGTAATAATACATGTTATATGTGGCTATATTTGAATCATTTCCATCCTAGTTTGGAAGCTCCATGACTCTAAgtattaaatacataaataaaatactaggcACATAATTAGCACTTCAACCAAATCACATACTGAGAGAAGCAATCTAATTCTTTTAGGGTGATGCTTAATGCACTACTGCCACAAGTGGGGAAATTTCACATACAAAGTAATGTAGAGACattctacttaattttttttttaaagtcagcaGTCTTACCAGCAGCCTTCTCATTTTGTCCAAGGGTACTATGCTCTCCTTTCCATTGAATACCAACTTTTTCTTCAATAGGCTTCAAAGAGTGACTATTTTCTTCATAAAGAGGACTTTGTGCACAAATTGATGAACCATCTTGCTGGACAATCACTTGAGTACCTTTCATACTGTTATTTGCTGATGTTTGGCGTTCAGAGGTGCAATATGAAGGTAAGGATGGCATTGGAGTTACTAACTCAGAGCTATTAGTATTCCAAGGTGAAGGACTACTTTCTTGAGAAATGTGACTAAAAGTGTTCTCTGTTAGAAAAACATGCCTTGAGCCTAGGTTCCTACTATTTATAGTACTGCTTTGAGATTTTGTAGGCATCACTTGTTGACAGTGAGAATCTTTTACAGTTTTACTAATCCTATTATTTGTTACAGGTTTATGAGGAGGATGAGGTGCAATTAATTTGCCCTGAGTTGGTATCGTCTTGTTGGCTTCATTTGTAGCCTGTGGTCTAATGACagtgacttttttgtttttagatgCAATACCTGATTGAACTTTGGAAGCCCTTGATCTTCGAATTATCTTTATTATCCCACTCCGTGAAACAGTCTTCTGAGTTTTAGAATCATTATTTTGAACACGGAATTTACCTTCCTCCTTTTTTGAGGTTATCCAGGCTTGTTTTGCAAAGCTTTTACCTGAAGGTACAAAAGAATGTAAAGGCACATTATCTGTTTCAGACATTTGTGCAGCAGCATTTTTTGTGACAAGAGAGTTATTCTTGGCATTTTCACACTTCATTACTCCCAATATGCCCTTGTGGTTTTCATAACTAGAAGAATTAGAAGAATTATGAACGTTAATATTGCTAGTAGCACTGACTTTGGTTTGCACATAAGTTGGCTGTGATGATTCTTGACATGAACCAAGTCCAGTTTTCAATGAagtttctccatcttctttttctttttggccaaTTTCATCAAACCACCTCAGTTTTTTAATGGTCTTTTGAATTTCTGAtccctttccctttacttttGCCAACTCCACACTATCTCTGATTGCTGCTGCAGTTTGATTTCCCAAGTTGAAGCCTCGATTTATAATTAATGCCTTGAAACAATCATGTTCATATTTAGATTCTTTCTTTAATATACTTTTGAGTAATTTTACTCCATTTCTCTCATGATTATTATGTTTGGATTTTTTTGGCTGTCCAATTAAGTCAGAATTATTAGAAAGTGATGGTGTGGTTCcaactgttttctcatttttatctttcactGACATTTGATCAGGGTTGTTACACATAAAAGCAGCACTAAGTGCATCTGGAAATAAAAAAGGCAATGCCTGATTATTAATCCCAaagtttttcatcttttcatcttttatatCTTTCAAACTGTCTAGCCCATCAGTACACTGTATTGGGTAAATTTCTTCTAAGTGCATattatttttttgcaaaaaaCTAGCTGAATGTATATTACTATAAGTACTTTTATAGTTAGGCCATTGACTAGAAGGTAGTAGTACGGGTGTTGCCACAGGTATATTTGAAGCAGGTACTGAAGTTGCTCTGTTTGGTTGAGTTAATTCAGGATATTTCTCATGTTCTGAAGACTGAACTATTTCTCTTGTAGTGGGAGATGAAGCAGCCCAAGTTTTGCTGAATTTAAATGTTGGGCTCTCAGCAACTAATGGTCTCTCTCTTTTAAGCATTCTAGAAGATAAAGAGTCAACTTTCCATATACTGAAAACTTCTGAAGTCTTTCCAGCCTTTTTATCTTGTGCAAAAGTACATGGGTTCTGTATAATGGCTACTGTATTATCAGAAGCATCTGTACTTCTTTCGCCAATCCTGTTAAGAGCAAATGATCTTAGTTTTGGATTGTTAAAATGGTCATTATGTTTGTTTATAAAGTCTGGAAAAGGAGAGGATGTCTGTGTATTTTGATCATTTATGTTTGTTAGCCAATTATTTATATGTTGAGTtttagagagatgcaattcaCCTGCATCAAAATAAACATGCTTTGTTGGCTGTGGACTCTGTGAATTGTGAGATACAGAGTTCTGCTGGGCTACTGCAGATAGAGCTTTACTAAGTGTTGAATAGATTTCTTCATGGTCTCCAGCTTCAAGACTGTCTATACTTGACAGAGTTTCAGAATTTGTTAGTTGATTAACTTCTTCTTGAAGATcctgaaaaaaagaatgtaaatttatctttaaaatatcttaATTTTTAATGTCAAAATTAATGAAGCTCATCTTCCTGGACACATAGGCGTTTATTAGGGCAGGTTATAAGCTTTATAGGGAAATAATgtcataaaagaaaagagaatgaatttggagtgagaagactTGCATTTTAATCTCAGTTCTGTCCCTATCTGCATGTGACTGGtaaattcatttaacctctgtggatCTCACTCTAAAATCAGGAGTTTGATTAGATGACTGCTAATttctcttcaagctctaaatttgtgattctatgaagTTCCTGACTTAGTAGAACACAGTGGGGAATAGCAGCTAAACACAAACTTACTTAGGATCATTGAGGTTAAAAAGCAAGGAGGTTAGGGCAGAACCAAGACAGCAGAGTAAAGGCAGGTACTTgtctgaactctcccccaaacctctccaaaaacttataaataatgactctaaacaaattctagaatagaagaacccacaaaaaagatggagtgaaataatttttgaggccaagacaacctagaagttGGAAGGGAAGATCTGTTGCATCAGAgggagagaggagcacagtctagTGCAGGGCATGCCAGTGCAGactggccccagcaaaccaggagcaggcctggGGCACCTGAATCAGTGCCAgtagtggtggtttccagatctCTCACAACAGAGATGGTAAAGGGATTGGACAAAAGGAGATTTAAAGGGGTCCCTTTACTGGCACCAGAGGCAAGACTCTGTTGTattgcctatacttggatctgggtcacagtcttgGGTCTTAATGTCAGTGCAAAGAAgagcactagcacagcagagtTTATGGCTACAGTGGAATGGGGACActtgtcacagttccagggcaaaaaagagtgcttgtggtcactcacaaaccagtgcaTAGTACAAGAGAGTTGTAAACATACCTCTTTGAAGCGTGTTTACCTAGATCATACCATTTTGGAAGAATCAAAAACTTACACGTCCTCAGAATTACCTCTGATAAAAGCTGCACAaaaccctgaagcttgagacagtgcccccaccatcctggaagcagagccaCACTTGAGCACAgaattaaaagtaaagaaataggctAGTAAATGAGAAGACAACAGGAAAAAttatgaccatagaaagttactatggtgacaaggaagatcaaaatacacatacagaagaaaagaacaaagtcaaaatacctgcatccaaagcctcaaagaaaaatatgaattggtctcaggccatggaagagagcaaaaagattttgaaaatccagtaagagagatagaagaaaaactgggaagagaaatgacagtgatacaagaaaatcaggaaaaaaagagtcaaaagcttggtaaaggaggcacaaaaaatacacaagaaaataacaacttaaaaaacggaataggccaaatggcaaaagagacacaaaaattcaatgaagaaaagaatatcttaaaaagcagaattggccaaatggaaaaagagggacaaaaattcactgaagagaagaattccttaaaaactagaattggtcAAACAACAAAGGAGTtacaaaagctccctgaagaaaataattccttaaattagaattgggcaagtggaaggtaatgactttatgagacatcaagaaacaatcaaacaaaatcaaaagaacaaaaaaatagaagaaaatgtgaaatatcccattggaaaaaccactgatcttgaaaacagatccaggagagataatttaagaattattggactacctgaaagtcatgatcaaaaaaaagagtctagacatcatctttccagcaattatcaaggaaaactgccctgatattctagaccaaaaaataaaacagaaatggaaagaatccaccaatcacctcctgaaagagatcccaaaatgaaaacgcCAAGGAATAGCCAGATTTTATACCTCCTAgagcaagaagaaaatactgcaaatagccaaaaagaaacaattcaaatatcgtggAGCAACAGTtaggataacaaaagatttagctgcttctacattaaagaatcagagggcttgagATGTTActgaaggtcaaaggagctaggcttacaatcaagaatcacctacccagcaaaactgtgtataatccttcagggaaaaaataaacactcAATGAAGtgcaggactttcaagcattcctgatgtaaagtccagagctgaatagaaaatttgattttgaaatacaagatgaaaaaggcaaacaagaaagagaaatcagaagggattTGATAGTTAAACtacttatattcctacatggaaaaatatttataactcctaaaaactttctcattagggaagttagaaggagtatagagttgaatgtgatggtatgattattaaaaaaattaaattaaggaataagaaagaagaatgcactgggagaaggggaaagagagaggtggAATGCGATAAATTATCTAATGTAAAAAAGGCCTGAAAGAGATTCTTACAGTAgaagggaaaattggggaagcagggagggaagCACATAAACTTTACTCTCCttggaactggctcaaagagggaataatataaacACTGAGTttggtatagaagtctatcttactATACATaagagtaggaagggaaggggagaggaacagACAAGGAAGGGCGTTTGggagaaagaatcagaaacaaaacatttctgaGAATGTACAGGGTAAAAGGAAAGAGTAGGATGAACAAGGGAAaaacaggatgaagggaaatacatagttgatatgcattactgtgaaaaaaattttcacagtgaatttctctgataaagacttcatttcctAAACATATAAAAAACTGACTCAAACTGACAGAAATAAGATTGATAAATGGTTAAGCAATATGGACAGGTAGTtccagacaaagtaatcaaagcaatCTATAGTCATTTAAAATGCTCAAAAATCACtcaatgagagaaatgcaaattaaaacaactaagcTACTATcttacacctgtcagattggctaatatgacagaaaaggaaaatgacaaatgttggagtggatgtgggaaaattaaaacagtaatgtACTACTGGTAAAGGTGTATATTGATTcaatcattctagagagcaaaTTAGAACCATACCCAAAGTactataaaactgcatatttgaccaagcaatatcactattaggtctatatcccaaagagataaaaacaaaaaggaaaaggacctatgtgtacaaaaatatttatagcagttctttcagtggtggcaaagaattgcaaattgatgggaatagctgaacaagttgttgtattgtgatggaatactattgtgctttaagaaatgataagcaagatgctttcagaaaaacatggaaagacttacatgaactgatgtaaggTGAAATGAGCAccaccaggagaacactgtatacagtaacagtaatactgtGTGATGATCTACCTTGAGTaacttagatattctcagcaattcagcaatacaatgatccaagacaattccatagGACTTAGATTGAactgtccatatccagagaaagaactggtagagcctaaaggcagatcaaagatactttttctttattatttttttgattttttttgccagttttctttcacagaatgacttatatgtaaatgtgttttgtatgtctatacatgtataacctatgccaaattgcttgccttctaaaggagggggagaagagggaaataatttggaactgaaaagttgaaaaaaaaaagaatgttaaattgtttttacgtgtaattggggaaaaaaataaaatattaaacaagaaaaaaagcaaggagggaaaggaaaataattctttccctCTGAAGATGATGAATTAAAACTGAATTGAAGGTTTTCATAAGAACTGAATTTTGGCtccataatttatttattctccAAGAAATTTTTGAGGTTTCGACTATGCATTGCCCTCATCAGGAGGCAACAGAGACTGAAGAACTAGATTtggtcaaaaaacaaaaaaggctcAGATCAATGTGATTAATGCTGGTTTTATTAACGTGATCTTGAAGTACTGTCTGAAAAACACTgtgcccagcatatagtaggtgcttaataaatagttgtttatGATTACATATCAAGGCAAATTGGACTATTTTCCACACTTTGAACATGCCTCACATGCTTTCCTATCTTTATGCCTTTGATTACGTTTCTATTAGAATATCCTTCCTGTTCCTCTGTTGACCAAATTCTTATTCATCCTTTAAAGTATTATTAAAATGCTATCTTTTTCACATAATATTTCCAGATCAACCACTTATAAACTACTGTCTCTTGATTTGTACCTCTCTTATGTATTATGTAGCATAGTTATATGTACAAAGGTATGTGTTACATTTTTCACTGTAGGTGGTTTTTCCTCTATCACGCAAGGTCTGCGTGATGTCAGTACTAATGTTTTgcaaattttctatttctcccaGCGCTGAGCATACAGTGCCGAACACAGTAGGTTTTTTAACAGAAGTCTCTTCTTACTGAGGCACTGCTAATTtttgagaaaaaggaataaagcagtctggcagatttttttcaaaatggatTTTCTACTTACTGAGCAAACTGACTCCATATTCTAATGTACTATTTTTATAAAATCTGTAAAGCCTGATACTCGTTTTGGTGATAGATATTTGTCTTCCTTTAGCATTATAACATAGTGCGTATCACAAAGGCAGGGGGTAAAGGGCAGATGAAGCAAGAAGTCTTGACAGTCTCTCTTGACAAAGAGAGACTTTGATTCTGAATTACACTTGTATTCTACTCAGAAGTTTAAATGCTTTCATTTGGGTTGGAGAACAGTAACAGCCAGCTAAGGACATATAGGCAGAGTCAGGGATGTGATTGGAAGGCATGTAAGGGTAGAAAAATATAGCTAAATCTTGATAACATCTATCAAACACAAGTTATCAAAAGATCATACTTTTACAACAGATATCTCCGTATAGGATTCAATGTCATTGGTCCATTAACATAATGAAAATAGTGATGGAAATTTTGACctaatcagagaaagaaaactgaaccAAAGGCTTGAAGGGGCCAGATAGTCTATCTTAATATCTTTAATGGAGGATTGGAACTATAATTTTGAATATCTTCATGCTTGGAATTCATATCTGAAATACTAGCttaaaagttacaaaataaaaaaaaatgggtaCTTTCTCTAGTGTACATGCAAATGTATCTTTAAAGTCTGAAATGAATTgtctgaattgaaatgaaatgcaTTAGATACTTAATCTTATCTATAAGGTTGTCCTTAAAGTTCTGGTGCTAGGATCAATTGCTCATATGCTTACTTTATATCAAAATAATACTGAATAGGAGAACAAAGAATCAGATTTAGGACAAAATGCCTTCAgggaacattttaaaaacaagaaaaagtattTTGGTTTCTTCTCATAAAGTATAATCTGATCTTAGGTTTTCCATTAACCACTTTTTTTCAATGAGTTGTATCTTTAACCTTTATTTGAACTTGACATCATAAGTaagaaagataaatatatttttacttaaaATGACTTTCTGTGATATCCTGTGCTGCTTCAATCTGTGTATTACTATCAATGTTTTGAAATGATTAAGGGTATAATTAGAAATCAAGGAATTTAACTTATAAAAGAATTCTactttctgcttttatttctaaatacatTTTGCTGAAGATCTTTAAAAGATAGACAATTCAAGGTGAGTCTTAGAATACTGATGTTTGTTGATTATAATTGTGATCTCTCCTAATATACAACTGTTGATCCTTAAGAATCCATATAGTTCTGAAATGCTATTTGTCTTAAGTTCAAATTACCATCCATGTTTCTTaaaatttgaagtatttttttggtattttaagCTTGTATTTTGCATTGCAAACAACAAGGTATTAAGCAGGCGTTAAAAGCATGAAGCTTTTGAATTTTTAACAAGCCTCTGTAACCCATCTTGAAACTCTGGAAAATTTTTGGGGATGCATAGAGATTGAAAACAAAACCCTTTCCATGAGTCTAATGTGAAGAATATAGgtaatgagaaagaaagagaatattttaGGCAGATTCAAATAGCAACTGTGAAACAAATGTTCTTgctatgcaaaaacaaaaaacaaaattattctttactttaaaaattgtttattttttaacattaattttttatacTTTGAGAGAATATATTGTCCTTCCTCCTGCCCCTTCTCTGTCCATttagaaggcaagtaatatgatatgCATTATACATAGGAACTCAcacaaaacatgtttccatattatacataatgaaaaaaagtgagaaaaatatttattactttCAACAAAGGATAAAAAACAAATAGTATTGAAAATATGAAGCAAGCCAGTATCTTTAATGAAACttgttcttttatatttgtcTAAAATTTACCACTGTTCTCAGTATGAATTACAATAGTATAAGTACTGATGTAAGTACTGAACATATTAATTTACTTAATATAGCATGAAAGAATGTTAGAAgtgaaagggaccttacagaACATTAGACTAAACTTTACATATGTATGAGAAGAACTGAGGCTTGGATAGGAAAAGTGACTTTAAATAAGACAACTAGGCAGTGTCATGGCCAAAATTGTAACTCTTGAATCCCAacccagtgctttttttttttttttttttttttactgtgccATACTGTATTCAATATTCCTCCATTATTAAAGTAGAATTCCAAATGCTAACAGCTTAAACAAATTACTTTCACAGACACACCCCTTGAATATTTACCTAAGAATTTAAAGGctaaaatatggttctgatattcTGGGTACTTTTTTTAGTCTCACAAGaccatcaagcatttatttattaaagcttttatttttttctctctctatagcTTTTCAATTCTTTAGCAAGATATTACTACTTGTAATCTTTTCTTACCCTTCTAAGTATTTGCAAATGAGCTGATTTGGAAACCAAGTGTCAACCCTATATGCCAAATCACCCTGCTTAGCCTGGAGATCAAGTATTAGCTGTCAAAAGCAGTTTCTGGGTTTTTctactctttttgtagtggccattGTTTTTAAAACAACAGTTTAAATTCTTAGTATCGCCACTTCTTTAAAATATGAAGTCTTtacttttaataatttcttaattttcagCATCAAGAGCTAGAGCTATTGTAATAATATGCAgtttcttctgatttttattcTCGAATCATTTTATGACCTATGGCTCTAGTGGTCAGTTGATAATTTCACTGCACGATTCTGAAATGACTTTTAACCAGTTGTTAGGGTATGCTAACATACAACTTTTTTGCGGGGGGGGGAGGACAGGTA
Proteins encoded:
- the CEP126 gene encoding centrosomal protein of 126 kDa isoform X5, giving the protein MAAAAQSAGLLLLLLPPLPGGVAAAAAAAPTAVAAAADTTSRTAAREPGLARPTLLHPNMKIHLEKNLEEERQKLLQEQRICRSRARKHSIESNRRRKAFEEKRKQEEEKEHQIREQILQQRKQKLEEVTEKFQRAHIPPQRRRTVYQKPVPRLEEALEQIQGFDLKQEPNFYSFNRPTVNWKTIDSAVASTVTRIEPIYQKHLSSRINCDKEIQESNKINWVIGQEDNFQLNLEETQNLLEELHLNNVQDLQEEVNQLTNSETLSSIDSLEAGDHEEIYSTLSKALSAVAQQNSVSHNSQSPQPTKHVYFDAGELHLSKTQHINNWLTNINDQNTQTSSPFPDFINKHNDHFNNPKLRSFALNRIGERSTDASDNTVAIIQNPCTFAQDKKAGKTSEVFSIWKVDSLSSRMLKRERPLVAESPTFKFSKTWAASSPTTREIVQSSEHEKYPELTQPNRATSVPASNIPVATPVLLPSSQWPNYKSTYSNIHSASFLQKNNMHLEEIYPIQCTDGLDSLKDIKDEKMKNFGINNQALPFLFPDALSAAFMCNNPDQMSVKDKNEKTVGTTPSLSNNSDLIGQPKKSKHNNHERNGVKLLKSILKKESKYEHDCFKALIINRGFNLGNQTAAAIRDSVELAKVKGKGSEIQKTIKKLRWFDEIGQKEKEDGETSLKTGLGSCQESSQPTYVQTKVSATSNINVHNSSNSSSYENHKGILGVMKCENAKNNSLVTKNAAAQMSETDNVPLHSFVPSGKSFAKQAWITSKKEEGKFRVQNNDSKTQKTVSRSGIIKIIRRSRASKVQSGIASKNKKVTVIRPQATNEANKTIPTQGKLIAPHPPHKPVTNNRISKTVKDSHCQQVMPTKSQSSTINSRNLGSRHVFLTENTFSHISQESSPSPWNTNSSELVTPMPSLPSYCTSERQTSANNSMKGTQVIVQQDGSSICAQSPLYEENSHSLKPIEEKVGIQWKGEHSTLGQNEKAADSTSAKRKINLASNENKPRTLLEQRRQPSSSIRQKCLERPQNKIQPIQLSSSEPVQSLSGISHSEEVSESTAQFLMAEKLVKSSVPEDKILAALKPMQPYKPTLPLHKTQRLNIGTLSFEEQKIIESLNHLNQRLHYVQEAICKNPSIKSILQIASPLKCVCF
- the CEP126 gene encoding centrosomal protein of 126 kDa isoform X8 translates to MSYFYSWINSQLSFLAALAQLLHQYWRAFEEKRKQEEEKEHQIREQILQQRKQKLEEVTEKFQRAHIPPQRRRTVYQKPVPRLEEALEQIQGFDLKQEPNFYSFNRPTVNWKTIDSAVASTVTRIEPIYQKHLSSRINCDKEIQESNKINWVIGQEDNFQLNLEETQNLLEELHLNNVQDLQEEVNQLTNSETLSSIDSLEAGDHEEIYSTLSKALSAVAQQNSVSHNSQSPQPTKHVYFDAGELHLSKTQHINNWLTNINDQNTQTSSPFPDFINKHNDHFNNPKLRSFALNRIGERSTDASDNTVAIIQNPCTFAQDKKAGKTSEVFSIWKVDSLSSRMLKRERPLVAESPTFKFSKTWAASSPTTREIVQSSEHEKYPELTQPNRATSVPASNIPVATPVLLPSSQWPNYKSTYSNIHSASFLQKNNMHLEEIYPIQCTDGLDSLKDIKDEKMKNFGINNQALPFLFPDALSAAFMCNNPDQMSVKDKNEKTVGTTPSLSNNSDLIGQPKKSKHNNHERNGVKLLKSILKKESKYEHDCFKALIINRGFNLGNQTAAAIRDSVELAKVKGKGSEIQKTIKKLRWFDEIGQKEKEDGETSLKTGLGSCQESSQPTYVQTKVSATSNINVHNSSNSSSYENHKGILGVMKCENAKNNSLVTKNAAAQMSETDNVPLHSFVPSGKSFAKQAWITSKKEEGKFRVQNNDSKTQKTVSRSGIIKIIRRSRASKVQSGIASKNKKVTVIRPQATNEANKTIPTQGKLIAPHPPHKPVTNNRISKTVKDSHCQQVMPTKSQSSTINSRNLGSRHVFLTENTFSHISQESSPSPWNTNSSELVTPMPSLPSYCTSERQTSANNSMKGTQVIVQQDGSSICAQSPLYEENSHSLKPIEEKVGIQWKGEHSTLGQNEKAADSTSAKRKINLASNENKPRTLLEQRRQPSSSIRQKCLERPQNKIQPIQLSSSEPVQSLSGISHSEEVSESTAQFLMAEKLVKSSVPEDKILAALKPMQPYKPTLPLHKTQRLNIGTLSFEEQKIIESLNHLNQRLHYVQEAICKNPSIKSILQIASPLNSEPWTTSVSIGHNISTEVQSQIQRKY
- the CEP126 gene encoding centrosomal protein of 126 kDa isoform X10 translates to MCRLYQFFLWIWTVQSKSYGIVLDHCIAELLRISKLLKVDHHTVLLLLYTVFSWWCSFHLTSVHDLQEEVNQLTNSETLSSIDSLEAGDHEEIYSTLSKALSAVAQQNSVSHNSQSPQPTKHVYFDAGELHLSKTQHINNWLTNINDQNTQTSSPFPDFINKHNDHFNNPKLRSFALNRIGERSTDASDNTVAIIQNPCTFAQDKKAGKTSEVFSIWKVDSLSSRMLKRERPLVAESPTFKFSKTWAASSPTTREIVQSSEHEKYPELTQPNRATSVPASNIPVATPVLLPSSQWPNYKSTYSNIHSASFLQKNNMHLEEIYPIQCTDGLDSLKDIKDEKMKNFGINNQALPFLFPDALSAAFMCNNPDQMSVKDKNEKTVGTTPSLSNNSDLIGQPKKSKHNNHERNGVKLLKSILKKESKYEHDCFKALIINRGFNLGNQTAAAIRDSVELAKVKGKGSEIQKTIKKLRWFDEIGQKEKEDGETSLKTGLGSCQESSQPTYVQTKVSATSNINVHNSSNSSSYENHKGILGVMKCENAKNNSLVTKNAAAQMSETDNVPLHSFVPSGKSFAKQAWITSKKEEGKFRVQNNDSKTQKTVSRSGIIKIIRRSRASKVQSGIASKNKKVTVIRPQATNEANKTIPTQGKLIAPHPPHKPVTNNRISKTVKDSHCQQVMPTKSQSSTINSRNLGSRHVFLTENTFSHISQESSPSPWNTNSSELVTPMPSLPSYCTSERQTSANNSMKGTQVIVQQDGSSICAQSPLYEENSHSLKPIEEKVGIQWKGEHSTLGQNEKAADSTSAKRKINLASNENKPRTLLEQRRQPSSSIRQKCLERPQNKIQPIQLSSSEPVQSLSGISHSEEVSESTAQFLMAEKLVKSSVPEDKILAALKPMQPYKPTLPLHKTQRLNIGTLSFEEQKIIESLNHLNQRLHYVQEAICKNPSIKSILQIASPLNSEPWTTSVSIGHNISTEVQSQIQRKY